In one Sphingomonas hankookensis genomic region, the following are encoded:
- a CDS encoding tryptophan halogenase family protein yields MNAPLLRRIVIVGGGSAGWMTAAALSSLLGPKDVAITLVESDAIGTVGVGEATIPDILAFHRMLGVNEAEFMAATRATFKLGIEFVDWGAKGDRYIHPFGQHGVDMQGIDFHQYWLRAREDGATDPIEAYSLCAVAAQAGRFVLPDPNPRSVLSQIRYAYHFDATLYARFLRRYAETRGVVRVEGTVGEVGQDARGDIARLTLSDGRVVEGDFFFDCTGFRALLIGQTLDAGFVDWSPWLPCDTALAVPSAHAGAPTPYTRSTARDAGWQWRIPTQRRVGNGHIFASAFQSEDAARDVMLATLEAAPLADPRRITFRAGCRERFWQGNCIAIGLAAGFLEPLESTSIYLIQEGISRFISLFPRGDIPEILRTEYNRHMRTEFEQVRDFIILHYAATTRDDTPFWNYCRTMTLPDTLLHKIELFRETGRVFRYNDELFARPSWVAVMLGQGIMPTTSDPIVATLPADDVARSLASMREAMAAAVQRMPTHGEFLLRYCPAVAA; encoded by the coding sequence GGGTGGGGGAGGCGACCATTCCCGACATCCTCGCCTTCCACCGGATGCTGGGCGTGAACGAAGCGGAGTTCATGGCCGCGACTCGGGCGACGTTCAAACTGGGGATCGAGTTCGTCGACTGGGGCGCGAAGGGTGACCGCTATATTCATCCGTTCGGTCAGCATGGCGTCGACATGCAGGGCATCGACTTCCACCAATATTGGCTACGCGCGCGCGAGGACGGTGCGACCGACCCGATCGAAGCATACAGCCTGTGCGCGGTCGCGGCGCAGGCCGGGCGGTTCGTCCTGCCCGATCCCAATCCCCGGTCGGTGCTGTCGCAGATCCGCTATGCCTATCATTTCGATGCGACGCTCTATGCCCGCTTTCTGCGCCGCTATGCCGAGACGCGGGGCGTGGTGCGGGTCGAAGGGACGGTCGGCGAGGTCGGGCAGGATGCGCGGGGCGATATCGCCCGGCTGACCCTGTCGGACGGGCGGGTGGTCGAGGGTGATTTCTTCTTCGACTGCACCGGCTTTCGCGCGCTGCTGATCGGCCAGACGCTGGATGCCGGGTTCGTCGACTGGAGCCCCTGGCTGCCCTGCGATACCGCGCTGGCGGTGCCGAGCGCCCACGCCGGAGCGCCGACGCCCTATACCCGATCGACCGCGCGCGACGCCGGCTGGCAATGGCGCATCCCGACGCAGCGCCGCGTCGGCAACGGCCATATCTTTGCAAGCGCGTTCCAGTCGGAGGATGCCGCCCGCGACGTAATGTTGGCGACCCTCGAAGCAGCTCCGCTCGCCGATCCGCGTCGGATTACGTTCCGCGCAGGGTGCCGCGAGCGTTTCTGGCAGGGCAACTGCATCGCGATCGGGTTGGCGGCGGGGTTCCTCGAGCCGCTGGAATCGACGTCGATCTATCTGATCCAAGAAGGCATCAGCCGTTTCATCTCGCTGTTTCCCCGGGGCGACATTCCCGAAATCCTGCGCACCGAATATAACCGCCACATGCGTACCGAGTTCGAACAGGTGCGCGATTTCATCATACTGCATTATGCCGCGACGACGCGCGACGACACGCCGTTCTGGAACTACTGCCGAACGATGACGCTGCCCGATACGCTGCTGCACAAGATCGAGCTGTTCCGTGAAACCGGGCGGGTATTCCGCTATAACGACGAGCTGTTCGCGCGGCCGAGCTGGGTTGCGGTGATGCTGGGGCAGGGGATCATGCCGACGACAAGCGACCCGATCGTCGCCACGCTGCCGGCGGACGATGTCGCGCGCAGCCTGGCGTCGATGCGCGAGGCGATGGCGGCGGCGGTGCAGCGGATGCCGACCCATGGCGAATTCCTGTTGCGCTACTGCCCGGCGGTTGCGGCATGA